The Streptomyces sp. NBC_01775 genome includes a region encoding these proteins:
- a CDS encoding TIGR00730 family Rossman fold protein: MNICVFCSAADLDGVYTDAAREFAGLIGKRGHSLVWGGSDSGLMKVVADGVQDAGGRLIGISVEFLSNVARPNADEMIVTADLAERKAALLARADAVVVMVGGTGTLDEATEILELRKHGMHSKPVVILNTAGFYDGLRQQMARMEAEGFLPIPLDQLVTFADDGLQALDLLGA; this comes from the coding sequence ATGAACATCTGCGTCTTCTGTTCGGCCGCCGATCTCGACGGGGTGTATACCGACGCGGCCCGCGAGTTCGCGGGACTCATCGGCAAGCGGGGTCACAGTCTCGTGTGGGGAGGCTCCGACTCCGGGCTGATGAAGGTCGTCGCGGACGGTGTGCAGGACGCGGGAGGCCGACTGATCGGCATCTCCGTGGAGTTCCTGAGCAACGTCGCGCGCCCGAACGCCGACGAGATGATCGTCACCGCCGATCTCGCCGAACGCAAGGCCGCGTTGCTGGCGCGCGCCGATGCCGTGGTCGTCATGGTCGGCGGCACGGGCACGCTGGATGAGGCCACGGAGATCCTGGAGCTGCGCAAGCACGGCATGCACAGCAAGCCCGTAGTGATCTTGAACACGGCCGGCTTCTACGACGGCCTCCGGCAGCAGATGGCCCGCATGGAGGCCGAGGGCTTCCTGCCCATCCCCCTGGACCAGTTGGTCACCTTCGCCGACGACGGTCTCCAAGCGCTGGACCTGCTCGGCGCCTGA